In Tessaracoccus sp. MC1865, the DNA window TGCCGAGGAAGCCCGACATGGATCCTGAGATTGCAGTCAGCGGAATGGCCATGACCAGGGACACGATGCCCACGGCGATCCGTCCGCTCTGACCTGCCCTGGCAGCTTCGGCCTCCTGCCGGCTGGCCACCATCTCCGCCTGGAAGCGCCGCTCCACGGTGGCCTCGATCTTGCGGGCCAGCGAATCCACGAGGGCCGGCTCGATGTCGGCCCCCATCTCCTTGCGGACCCCGAGCGCGGCGTGCAGGTCTTCGCGAGACAGTTCTTCAGACATGCTCCGACCCTAGTCCTGCGGCGACCGGCTGGGTATAGGGCGCAACCCTTACCGCGCCCTTATCCCCGGGGGTATCGCAACGCCCCTGAACGGAAGCGGCGATCTTGGCGGCAGCGCCTAGGATGGGGCCGATCCCTCCACCTCCAGGAAGTGTGCATGTCCGAGATCCACGACGTCATCATCATCGGTTCCGGCCCCGCTGGCTACACCGCCGCCATCTACGCGGCGCGCGCCAACCTCAAGCCGGTCATCTTCGAGGGCGCGCTGGATTCCGGCGGCGCACTGATGAACACCACCGAGGTGGAGAACTACCCGGGCTTCGCGGAGGGAATCGACGGCCCGGACCTGATGATCGAGATGCGGAAGCAGGCCGAGCGCTTCGGCGCCCAGCTGATCACGGACGACGTGACCGCCGTCGACCTGACCGGTGAGGTCAAGATCGTCAAGGACTCCGACGACACCGAGTATCGGGCGAAGACCGTCATCCTGGCCATGGGGTCGGGCTACCGTCGGCTCGGGCTGCCGGACGAGGACCGTCTCTCCGGCCGGGGCGTGTCCTGGTGCGCCACCTGCGACGGCGCCTTCTTCCGCGACAAGCCCATCGCCGTCATCGGCGGCGGCGACTCCGCCATGGAGGAGGCCACCTTC includes these proteins:
- the trxB gene encoding thioredoxin-disulfide reductase, with translation MSEIHDVIIIGSGPAGYTAAIYAARANLKPVIFEGALDSGGALMNTTEVENYPGFAEGIDGPDLMIEMRKQAERFGAQLITDDVTAVDLTGEVKIVKDSDDTEYRAKTVILAMGSGYRRLGLPDEDRLSGRGVSWCATCDGAFFRDKPIAVIGGGDSAMEEATFLSRFGSSVVVVHRRDELRASKIMAERAMRDPKISFAWNSHIKSINGDTSVQSITLTDKNTGVDRDLQVNGVFIAIGHDPRSQLVNGQVHLDAEGYVLVEGRGTATNLPGVFACGDLVDHTYRQAITAAGSGCAAALDAERYLQELADAQA